From Estrella lausannensis, one genomic window encodes:
- a CDS encoding serine hydrolase domain-containing protein, with the protein MKALILTLGLLAGSLTLTDEDQTAKRRGVEQGLRQKVLITGHPAEKMDLVKRMEYYKVPGVSIAVINEGKIEWTQGYGRFGVEPDSPLVTTQTLFQAGSISKPLTAFGALLLVEQGKLSLDDDVNRYLKKWQVPENEFTSTEKVTLRRLLSHTAGTNVSGFPGYSIKDQLPTTLEVLEGKKPLVNTEPVTVIAKPGSALRYSGGGTTIVQLLIEEITGEKFELWMQTHVLRPLGMVESTFKQPLPLADARYAAYGHHLGGVKVEGNWHLYPEMGAAGLWTTSRDLARFVTYIQTVLNGRPGPLLSESTITTMLQRQRAGGQETDAGLGFFLQNYGKDLIFAHGGQDAGFIARLYAYAYQGKGVVILMNNDAGWPLMEEITNSIADSYQWPNNEPIEKKTTPLDFLRLNELTGKYTSKEGTIEIKTLGTELYIDMNNGVAPLRLRHFGNCVFFIQEDDVNVDFHGCEGQPQILTITDPKGNKTVYNKICIRRGGFGSFSPRLLPLYQNCLKIWV; encoded by the coding sequence ATGAAAGCTCTCATTCTGACTTTAGGGCTCCTCGCAGGCAGTCTCACTTTGACAGACGAAGATCAAACAGCCAAACGGAGAGGCGTGGAGCAGGGTCTTCGTCAGAAAGTACTCATTACCGGCCATCCTGCTGAAAAAATGGATCTCGTCAAAAGAATGGAATACTACAAAGTCCCCGGCGTCAGCATTGCTGTGATCAATGAGGGTAAAATTGAATGGACCCAAGGGTACGGAAGATTTGGGGTGGAGCCGGACAGCCCTCTTGTCACGACACAAACTCTGTTTCAAGCCGGTTCCATCAGCAAGCCGCTCACTGCGTTTGGCGCGCTTCTGCTCGTTGAACAGGGAAAACTCTCGCTTGACGACGATGTAAACCGCTACCTAAAAAAATGGCAGGTGCCAGAAAATGAGTTCACAAGTACCGAGAAGGTGACATTGAGGCGTCTGCTCTCGCATACGGCAGGCACTAACGTCAGCGGATTTCCCGGCTATTCCATTAAAGATCAGCTCCCCACGACTTTAGAGGTGTTGGAAGGCAAGAAACCGCTCGTCAACACAGAGCCGGTCACCGTCATCGCAAAGCCCGGATCTGCCTTAAGATACTCCGGAGGCGGAACGACGATCGTCCAACTCTTAATCGAGGAGATCACAGGAGAAAAGTTTGAGCTCTGGATGCAGACCCATGTTTTAAGGCCTTTAGGAATGGTAGAGAGCACCTTCAAACAGCCTTTGCCCTTAGCTGACGCCCGTTACGCCGCTTACGGCCACCATCTGGGCGGCGTCAAAGTCGAAGGAAACTGGCACCTCTATCCGGAGATGGGGGCCGCCGGACTGTGGACAACCTCCAGAGATTTAGCTCGCTTTGTGACCTATATTCAAACGGTGCTTAATGGAAGGCCGGGCCCCCTTTTGAGTGAATCCACTATCACCACAATGCTTCAGCGGCAAAGGGCGGGAGGTCAAGAAACGGATGCCGGACTCGGATTTTTCCTCCAAAATTACGGAAAAGATCTGATTTTTGCCCATGGCGGCCAAGACGCAGGGTTCATCGCGCGCCTTTATGCCTACGCCTATCAGGGCAAGGGAGTTGTCATCTTGATGAATAACGATGCGGGCTGGCCGCTGATGGAAGAGATTACAAACAGCATCGCCGATAGCTACCAATGGCCGAACAATGAACCGATCGAGAAAAAGACGACTCCCCTAGACTTCCTGCGGCTGAACGAACTCACGGGAAAATACACAAGCAAAGAAGGGACTATCGAGATTAAAACGCTAGGTACCGAGCTCTATATCGATATGAACAACGGCGTCGCACCGCTGAGGTTACGCCATTTTGGCAACTGCGTATTCTTTATCCAGGAAGATGATGTAAACGTTGATTTTCACGGATGCGAAGGGCAGCCCCAGATCTTGACGATCACCGACCCCAAGGGGAATAAAACGGTCTACAATAAAATATGCATTCGAAGAGGGGGCTTCGGCAGCTTCTCGCCAAGGCTCTTGCCTCTATACCAAAATTGTCTCAAAATTTGGGTATAA
- a CDS encoding DUF58 domain-containing protein, with the protein MLYPDFDELISYKDRKLDKMELSRRKVSSTTAGNHHSPFRGNGLDFDSVREYVPGDDIRNIDWRVTARTGSPHLKLFREEKERHTIISVDMNATMRFGTRNTFKSIQAAKCASLLGWRALAHQDRVSACFFGDVQGGLHYFSSKRSQKALCMMLKTLTEPPAEQHQIPLESALQHIARAAHPGSLIYLISDFMDLSPSFQTDSGLSRLCKTCDIVFISINDIADKALASAGVIAFCGQGGEKMYVNTDSIKGRKSYAALWDENRQALDTITKRFKIPLIAFSTESDIPRELPLSLKKIAKRKK; encoded by the coding sequence ATGCTGTATCCCGATTTTGACGAACTGATCTCTTATAAAGACCGTAAGCTGGACAAGATGGAGCTGTCCCGCCGCAAAGTGAGTTCGACCACCGCGGGCAACCACCACTCTCCCTTTAGGGGCAACGGCCTGGATTTTGATTCCGTCCGGGAATATGTGCCTGGAGACGATATCCGCAATATCGACTGGAGAGTGACGGCACGCACAGGATCGCCCCATTTAAAGCTGTTTAGGGAAGAGAAAGAGCGCCATACGATCATCTCCGTGGATATGAACGCCACTATGCGCTTTGGTACAAGGAACACCTTCAAATCAATTCAGGCAGCAAAATGCGCTTCTCTTCTTGGATGGCGAGCTCTTGCCCATCAGGATCGCGTCAGCGCCTGTTTTTTTGGCGATGTGCAAGGAGGGCTGCACTACTTTTCCTCCAAGCGCTCACAAAAAGCGCTCTGTATGATGCTTAAGACTCTTACCGAGCCGCCGGCGGAGCAGCATCAGATTCCTTTGGAGTCTGCCTTGCAGCATATAGCAAGAGCGGCCCACCCAGGGTCTTTGATCTACTTGATCAGCGATTTTATGGACCTTTCGCCCTCTTTTCAGACCGATTCGGGATTAAGCCGGCTTTGTAAAACCTGCGACATTGTCTTTATTTCCATCAATGATATAGCAGACAAGGCTTTAGCTTCGGCCGGAGTCATCGCTTTTTGCGGGCAGGGAGGGGAGAAGATGTATGTCAACACCGACAGCATCAAAGGACGCAAGAGCTATGCAGCTCTCTGGGATGAAAATCGCCAAGCTTTAGACACCATCACCAAACGATTTAAAATCCCGCTGATTGCGTTTTCGACAGAGTCCGATATCCCGCGTGAACTCCCTTTAAGCTTAAAAAAAATCGCGAAGAGGAAGAAATGA
- a CDS encoding alpha/beta hydrolase, with translation MIKNVLHRGPPASDASGALILLHGRGGTARGILSLSELLCGDDYYIAAPQAVGNVWYPHSFLEDETFNEPYLSQSISGIQELIEETASHMLKNRIFIAGFSQGACLALEVTARSATLYGGIIAFTGGLIGKEVRENRYRGDFKGTKVFISNGDHDSHIPLRRSQESKTLMEKLGALVTLKIYEGRDHTIVEDEIKSVKETFFSP, from the coding sequence ATGATCAAAAACGTATTGCACCGAGGACCTCCCGCTTCCGATGCCTCCGGAGCATTGATACTGCTGCATGGAAGAGGCGGAACAGCCCGAGGTATTCTGAGCCTCTCCGAACTGCTATGCGGTGATGACTATTATATCGCCGCTCCACAGGCTGTCGGTAACGTGTGGTACCCGCACAGCTTCTTAGAGGATGAGACGTTCAACGAACCCTATCTCTCCCAATCCATAAGCGGCATACAGGAGTTGATCGAAGAGACGGCCTCCCACATGCTCAAAAATAGGATCTTCATCGCCGGCTTTTCGCAAGGGGCATGCCTAGCCCTAGAGGTGACTGCCAGATCCGCTACGCTCTATGGCGGCATCATCGCCTTCACAGGAGGATTGATCGGTAAAGAGGTGAGAGAAAATAGATACCGAGGAGATTTTAAAGGAACAAAGGTATTTATCAGCAATGGCGATCACGACTCCCACATCCCTTTGAGGAGGTCGCAGGAGTCAAAAACACTGATGGAAAAGCTGGGAGCGCTTGTCACTTTGAAGATCTATGAGGGAAGAGATCACACAATTGTCGAAGATGAAATCAAGAGCGTGAAAGAGACCTTCTTTTCCCCCTAA
- a CDS encoding DoxX family protein has product MQCVTLFLQLIVAFGLLNVWILRRNQETPYRGSDGKSLKEEFAAYGLPAWAFYAVGLIKISAALLLILGLWLPYLVFPAAAVVSLLMMGAIAMHLKVKDPYMKSMPAFIMLVCSIGICMDSLQWYL; this is encoded by the coding sequence ATGCAGTGCGTCACCCTATTTCTTCAGCTAATTGTAGCCTTCGGTTTACTGAATGTTTGGATCCTAAGACGGAACCAAGAAACACCCTACAGAGGGTCTGATGGCAAATCATTGAAGGAGGAATTCGCGGCGTATGGACTTCCCGCGTGGGCCTTTTATGCTGTGGGATTAATCAAGATTAGCGCCGCTCTCTTGCTTATTTTAGGATTGTGGCTACCTTACCTCGTGTTTCCTGCTGCCGCTGTGGTTTCCCTTTTGATGATGGGCGCCATAGCCATGCATTTAAAAGTCAAAGACCCCTATATGAAATCCATGCCGGCATTCATCATGCTCGTTTGCAGCATCGGCATCTGCATGGATTCTCTCCAGTGGTACCTTTAA
- a CDS encoding DUF2177 family protein, which produces MNIKNETIELKVYLFSFFIIMISMLVIDGIWLAVMFKRFYAHQIGSLLKESVSLLPALLFYVLYGVALSALVVAPALKHNTGYLEVLMLGALFGMVTYGTYDLSNLATLKNWPWIVTVVDIAWGSVLAGLLSVIATFTTRIFW; this is translated from the coding sequence ATGAATATTAAAAATGAAACTATAGAGCTGAAAGTGTACCTGTTTTCTTTTTTTATCATCATGATTTCCATGCTTGTTATAGATGGAATATGGCTTGCGGTCATGTTTAAGCGGTTTTACGCTCACCAGATAGGTAGCTTGCTTAAAGAGTCGGTATCTCTTTTGCCGGCCCTCCTTTTTTATGTTCTGTATGGAGTCGCTCTCTCTGCCTTGGTTGTTGCGCCTGCGTTAAAACACAACACGGGATACCTGGAGGTGCTCATGCTGGGGGCGCTTTTTGGCATGGTTACATATGGAACCTATGACCTGAGTAATCTTGCCACACTCAAAAATTGGCCGTGGATCGTTACCGTTGTTGATATCGCCTGGGGAAGTGTATTAGCGGGATTACTCAGTGTGATAGCGACCTTTACGACTAGGATTTTTTGGTAA
- a CDS encoding ring-cleaving dioxygenase, with protein sequence MHQLVTGIHHITALASDAQKNVDFYAGILGLRLVKKTVNFDAPDVYHLYYGNEKGEPGTIMTFFPSPEIPRGRKGKGQLTATSFSIPESAIDYWIRRLDKFHIRHESPKPRFNEIVIVFEDYDGLGLELVANNEDRRAGFTYGNVPTEFAIRGFYGITLSEECHEKTAELLMRQMDHVLIAEKDNRFRYSASGKPGDFVDILCTPEAFRGVSGFGTVHHVAFATPNDETEMKARQILIEQGLNVTPVLDREYFHSIYFREPGGTLFEIATLPPGFTVDEPLEKLGSSLQLPPWQEPNRSSIEKALSPIQIEIARFAD encoded by the coding sequence ATGCATCAGCTAGTCACAGGAATCCACCATATTACAGCATTAGCCTCGGACGCACAGAAGAACGTCGATTTTTATGCGGGCATCCTGGGCTTAAGGCTTGTGAAAAAGACTGTCAACTTCGACGCTCCCGACGTCTACCATCTTTACTATGGCAACGAAAAGGGGGAACCGGGAACCATCATGACCTTCTTCCCGTCCCCCGAAATTCCGCGGGGAAGGAAGGGCAAAGGACAGCTGACGGCAACCTCGTTTTCCATCCCTGAAAGTGCTATCGACTACTGGATCCGGCGACTGGATAAGTTTCACATTCGCCACGAAAGTCCAAAGCCGCGATTTAACGAGATCGTTATCGTCTTTGAAGACTATGACGGGCTTGGCCTGGAGCTTGTGGCAAATAACGAAGACAGAAGAGCCGGCTTCACCTATGGCAATGTGCCCACCGAGTTTGCCATCCGGGGATTTTACGGCATAACTCTGTCCGAGGAGTGCCACGAAAAAACAGCCGAATTACTCATGCGGCAGATGGATCACGTATTAATCGCTGAAAAAGATAATCGCTTCCGCTACTCAGCTAGTGGCAAGCCGGGGGATTTTGTAGACATTCTTTGCACACCGGAGGCGTTTAGAGGAGTGAGCGGCTTCGGTACGGTGCATCATGTTGCCTTCGCGACGCCAAATGATGAGACAGAGATGAAAGCGCGGCAAATACTGATTGAGCAAGGCCTTAACGTCACCCCTGTGCTCGACAGAGAATATTTTCACTCGATCTATTTCAGAGAGCCGGGGGGCACTCTCTTTGAGATAGCCACTCTTCCACCCGGATTTACTGTGGATGAACCACTCGAAAAACTTGGCTCTTCACTGCAATTACCTCCCTGGCAGGAACCGAACAGGAGCTCCATAGAAAAAGCCCTTTCTCCCATTCAAATCGAAATAGCAAGGTTTGCTGATTGA
- a CDS encoding tetratricopeptide repeat protein, with translation MQPLQSPHSCKSSVHNGALEDSSERLSPKENKRQRERIAKLGLLEMEAGRGDLPSALALARIYYFGKDAAEDKKKAFRYFQMAADLGSDEARNSLGVMLLRGEGGPLDKTAARRQFKWAAQNGHGRALYNYGICLLNSNSSTKAQKILDIFTSCAETLNIREGYSALGILYYEGRIVTKDLEKSIRLFSLASDKGCAFAKRCLSVILLTKKSSFAERMKGLDHLKCLAALGGPQDQYDYATACLTYGSGLSYQRAFFEYCTMAAAAGHLPALYQLALHFEEGDGVEPNISLAKKLYRLASDQNCKISLIRLTNLNADELGVPDTPAHQHSLDWHMRLKLVICELNAVLLREHELLEDSREAIYLKDKQDPHVRYLLGCAFYSGRGVERDRALAREHFRQAALRSHLEARHRLAKMLWKGEGGVQDKNEALFQLKMASKCGHEQAFWIYCRLSMTVKKEVPG, from the coding sequence ATGCAGCCACTTCAATCGCCACACTCTTGTAAATCTTCGGTGCACAACGGGGCTCTCGAGGATAGTTCTGAGAGGCTTTCTCCAAAGGAAAATAAGAGACAAAGAGAGCGAATAGCAAAACTGGGGCTTTTGGAAATGGAAGCGGGAAGGGGAGATCTCCCTTCTGCACTGGCATTGGCAAGAATCTACTATTTTGGAAAAGATGCTGCCGAGGATAAAAAGAAAGCTTTCCGCTATTTTCAAATGGCGGCGGATTTGGGGAGTGATGAAGCCCGCAACAGTCTGGGGGTGATGTTGCTAAGAGGGGAGGGAGGTCCGCTTGACAAAACAGCAGCGCGCCGCCAATTCAAATGGGCCGCACAAAATGGACACGGAAGAGCCCTCTATAATTACGGCATCTGTCTCCTAAATAGCAACAGCAGCACCAAAGCGCAAAAAATCCTCGACATCTTCACTTCTTGCGCAGAAACCCTAAATATTAGGGAGGGGTATTCGGCTCTTGGTATCCTCTACTATGAAGGGAGAATTGTTACTAAAGATCTTGAGAAATCAATTCGCTTGTTTTCCTTGGCTTCCGACAAAGGTTGCGCCTTTGCCAAGCGCTGCCTTTCGGTAATATTGCTTACAAAAAAGAGCTCGTTCGCGGAGAGGATGAAGGGGCTTGATCATTTGAAGTGTCTGGCGGCCTTGGGTGGGCCTCAGGATCAATATGACTATGCAACGGCATGTTTGACATACGGAAGCGGCCTCTCTTATCAACGTGCCTTTTTTGAATACTGCACCATGGCGGCAGCGGCAGGGCATTTACCAGCCCTTTATCAACTTGCCCTCCATTTTGAAGAAGGAGACGGCGTCGAACCTAATATAAGTTTAGCCAAAAAGCTATATCGGCTGGCCTCTGATCAAAATTGCAAAATCTCTTTAATTCGACTGACGAATTTGAACGCGGATGAATTGGGAGTCCCGGACACTCCTGCCCATCAGCACAGCCTTGACTGGCACATGAGGCTGAAGCTGGTCATCTGCGAGCTTAATGCTGTACTCCTAAGGGAACATGAGCTTTTAGAGGACAGCAGGGAAGCTATTTATCTCAAGGACAAACAAGACCCTCATGTGCGGTACCTCCTTGGATGTGCTTTCTATTCGGGAAGGGGAGTCGAGAGGGACCGCGCTCTTGCCCGGGAGCACTTTCGTCAGGCAGCTTTACGATCGCATCTTGAAGCCCGCCATCGCCTTGCAAAGATGCTTTGGAAAGGCGAGGGGGGTGTGCAGGATAAAAACGAGGCGCTCTTCCAACTCAAGATGGCTTCTAAATGTGGTCATGAGCAGGCATTTTGGATCTACTGTCGGTTATCAATGACTGTGAAAAAAGAAGTTCCCGGATAG
- a CDS encoding DUF4381 domain-containing protein, producing the protein MTPLMDQLHDIEGLDAVSAWPLAIGWWVLINCGILLLLVTLWFLKRRFDYLRSWKRDAFHKLQALEKNLSPETSRETVVLLSQYLRRIAFCSFPRKECAGLVGDAWLEWLQKHDPKQFDWSRKGKLLVESPYAPAESTLPLPEIKELIYAARQWVC; encoded by the coding sequence ATGACACCCCTAATGGATCAGCTGCACGATATTGAAGGACTTGATGCGGTCAGCGCCTGGCCGCTTGCTATCGGTTGGTGGGTTTTGATTAACTGTGGAATACTTCTCCTTCTGGTTACTCTCTGGTTTTTGAAGAGGCGCTTTGACTATTTACGCAGCTGGAAAAGGGACGCTTTTCATAAGTTGCAGGCCCTTGAGAAAAATCTCTCACCCGAAACTTCCAGGGAAACGGTGGTGTTACTATCGCAGTATTTACGCCGCATCGCTTTTTGCTCATTTCCCCGTAAGGAGTGCGCCGGACTTGTCGGCGACGCTTGGCTTGAGTGGTTGCAAAAGCATGATCCTAAGCAGTTTGATTGGAGTCGGAAAGGAAAGCTGCTGGTGGAAAGCCCCTATGCTCCGGCAGAAAGCACGCTTCCTCTACCTGAGATCAAAGAGTTGATTTACGCTGCCAGACAATGGGTGTGTTGA
- a CDS encoding RasGEF domain-containing protein, producing the protein MTVQAIKAPIILEEGWHSLLDQKAISSHSFITQFFKDYMLRVDALSDGQKKTAFKMSRWQVQAIRQILRDYYMRFQIEHNADLLSKTLSIARIIEPEDNLFSDIDTILQTPFDPAWSILHHLIDFTLMTSESNHYMAIMTTCPDGNLRKCGGLVNQEKLLRYRFVHHVLLHDIKKAAETKLPLFKALAASRSTFMEMLNPNSNTYRSKVYYYTLLKCNEKLRQSLSRNICFSLLDRNGNTSMHAADEMAHDLTSEDDNVVSKSLSTLRKLKRKSDKSLFSLLQKDESAPLQPALTTLSRPDTPEKEFEKQFYETGQFTALSHSHRVNFLKQYLSYLKERPMAPQDLFFKLSEVAQSLFQNSTVVDCFKIEVEILAMPLYSAVNQLHEGKKSKLLTNAWKTLFETGGSESCRKAILSDLNTECVRLMRKTEASDLCANVVKYLAESATATSNSSEDTSSSETASTSAIKSKEPPPFTITDLFNSLASLVGHSVVMADSKSQMLANYETCIKLAYEALEAPYVNLLVAQAIYAGINTVGVASLKLEDKIGRKERLNLRAIEQIFDPNNNYKNYRAFCKESKYPVIPYLGLISHELTMACEVKRNQEQVEVVKALVGSFDKSRHLLKAVLPIRRFSP; encoded by the coding sequence ATGACAGTTCAAGCGATCAAGGCGCCCATCATTTTGGAAGAGGGTTGGCATAGCCTCCTTGATCAAAAAGCGATTTCTTCCCACTCCTTCATCACCCAGTTCTTTAAAGACTATATGCTACGAGTCGACGCGCTCTCGGACGGTCAGAAAAAGACAGCTTTCAAAATGAGTCGATGGCAAGTTCAGGCTATCAGGCAAATCTTGCGCGACTACTACATGCGCTTTCAGATCGAGCACAATGCCGATCTCCTTTCCAAAACCCTCTCCATCGCGAGAATCATAGAACCTGAAGACAATCTGTTTAGCGATATCGACACCATCTTGCAAACCCCGTTTGATCCCGCCTGGTCTATCCTTCATCATCTGATCGATTTCACGCTCATGACGTCAGAATCCAATCACTACATGGCGATTATGACAACGTGCCCGGACGGTAACTTGCGAAAATGCGGCGGACTCGTCAATCAGGAAAAGCTGCTCAGGTACCGATTCGTTCATCATGTCCTCTTGCACGACATTAAAAAAGCGGCTGAGACTAAATTGCCGCTTTTTAAGGCACTTGCCGCGTCTAGATCAACTTTCATGGAGATGTTGAACCCCAACTCAAACACCTATCGCAGCAAGGTCTATTATTACACGCTGCTTAAATGCAACGAAAAACTGCGGCAGTCTCTCAGCAGAAACATCTGCTTTTCCCTCCTAGACCGAAACGGCAACACTTCAATGCATGCCGCAGACGAGATGGCACATGATCTGACCTCTGAGGATGACAACGTCGTTTCTAAAAGCTTAAGCACCCTCAGAAAATTGAAAAGGAAGAGCGACAAAAGTCTGTTTTCCCTACTGCAGAAAGACGAAAGTGCCCCCTTGCAGCCAGCTCTTACCACCCTGAGTAGACCCGACACCCCGGAAAAGGAGTTCGAAAAGCAATTTTATGAAACCGGGCAGTTCACCGCCCTTTCTCACAGCCACCGCGTCAACTTTTTAAAACAATACCTGTCCTACCTGAAAGAAAGGCCCATGGCACCGCAAGACCTCTTTTTCAAGCTTTCTGAGGTTGCCCAGTCTCTATTTCAGAACTCTACCGTCGTCGACTGCTTTAAAATTGAAGTCGAGATACTGGCAATGCCCCTGTATTCCGCTGTCAACCAGCTTCACGAAGGAAAAAAGTCAAAACTCCTCACCAACGCATGGAAAACGCTATTCGAAACAGGCGGCTCCGAATCGTGCCGAAAAGCGATCCTATCCGATCTCAATACCGAGTGTGTGAGGTTGATGCGAAAAACTGAGGCAAGCGATCTATGTGCTAACGTTGTTAAGTATCTTGCCGAAAGTGCGACCGCTACATCAAACTCCTCAGAGGATACTAGCAGTTCTGAGACGGCTTCCACATCGGCTATAAAGAGCAAGGAACCCCCCCCCTTTACGATAACCGATTTATTCAATAGCCTCGCTTCGCTAGTCGGCCACAGTGTGGTGATGGCAGACAGCAAATCGCAGATGCTCGCAAATTATGAAACATGCATCAAGCTCGCATACGAGGCACTAGAGGCGCCTTATGTGAATTTACTTGTCGCCCAGGCAATTTACGCCGGCATAAACACCGTCGGTGTTGCGAGCCTAAAGCTCGAAGATAAAATTGGAAGAAAGGAGAGATTGAATCTGCGCGCGATCGAGCAAATCTTTGACCCCAACAATAATTACAAAAACTATCGAGCATTTTGCAAAGAGAGCAAATACCCGGTCATTCCCTATTTAGGCCTTATCTCACATGAACTCACTATGGCGTGCGAAGTGAAAAGAAATCAGGAGCAGGTAGAGGTTGTCAAAGCCCTCGTGGGATCTTTCGACAAAAGCCGTCATCTCTTAAAGGCGGTTCTCCCCATAAGACGGTTCTCCCCATAA
- a CDS encoding BON domain-containing protein translates to MFRFLTIALFLTFASPAFAGTAKATDQEITRRVNDRLRTGWFSQGMHRVSIQVKNGEVTLTGSIKTDEDRARLEKEVLETQGVANVINKLRVQQKPQAKPKEKNSAPSE, encoded by the coding sequence ATGTTCAGGTTCTTAACGATAGCTCTCTTTCTCACCTTTGCCTCCCCGGCATTCGCAGGGACTGCCAAAGCCACCGATCAAGAAATCACAAGACGCGTCAATGATAGATTGCGTACCGGATGGTTTTCTCAAGGGATGCATCGTGTATCGATCCAGGTTAAAAATGGTGAAGTCACCCTGACCGGTTCTATTAAAACAGACGAAGACAGAGCCCGCCTCGAAAAAGAGGTCCTCGAGACACAAGGTGTCGCCAATGTCATCAACAAGCTGCGCGTCCAGCAAAAGCCGCAGGCAAAACCCAAGGAGAAGAATTCCGCGCCTTCAGAATAG
- a CDS encoding AAA family ATPase encodes MRSVQAEERETFKKAARHPLSNLLESIQSKIIGQHQIIEQMLVCLLTDGHALLEGMPGLAKTRSAKAIADGIKGDFHRIQFTPDLLPSDLIGTEIYVHEKSDFVFRKGPLFNNILLADEINRAPAKVQSALLEAMEEKQVTVGHKSYALPELYMVIATQNPIEQEGTYNLPEAQLDRFMMHLEVKYPTHDEELQIVELDEKRQQHTKESPLPLTTEEEVLAARQAVSRHYISDSLKKYVVSLASATRTPEKYDRELAKWIVHGVSPRATIALIRCAKALAWLRGDEYVTPSHIHEVAFPVLRHRIYPSFESEADGISRNTMIQKLLDVVAIP; translated from the coding sequence ATGCGATCTGTTCAAGCAGAAGAAAGAGAAACCTTTAAAAAAGCGGCGCGCCATCCGCTCTCCAATCTTTTAGAGTCCATCCAAAGCAAAATCATCGGCCAGCATCAGATAATCGAGCAGATGCTGGTGTGCCTTTTAACGGATGGGCATGCGCTTCTTGAGGGAATGCCGGGCCTTGCCAAGACACGCTCCGCAAAAGCTATTGCCGATGGTATTAAAGGCGATTTTCACCGCATTCAGTTCACACCCGATCTACTGCCGTCCGACCTGATCGGAACTGAGATCTATGTCCACGAAAAAAGCGACTTTGTCTTCCGCAAGGGGCCTCTCTTTAACAACATCTTGCTTGCCGACGAGATCAACCGCGCCCCTGCCAAAGTGCAGTCCGCTCTCCTTGAGGCGATGGAAGAGAAGCAAGTCACCGTAGGCCACAAAAGCTATGCGTTGCCTGAACTGTACATGGTGATCGCTACGCAAAACCCTATCGAACAGGAGGGGACCTATAACCTGCCTGAAGCGCAGCTCGACAGATTCATGATGCACCTTGAAGTGAAATATCCCACTCATGATGAGGAGCTGCAAATCGTTGAGCTGGATGAGAAGCGCCAGCAGCACACCAAAGAATCGCCCCTTCCGCTGACGACAGAGGAAGAGGTGTTAGCCGCCCGTCAGGCCGTATCCCGTCACTACATCTCCGACAGCTTAAAGAAATATGTCGTCTCACTCGCCTCCGCCACCCGCACGCCGGAGAAATATGACAGGGAACTGGCCAAATGGATTGTTCATGGAGTGTCTCCCCGGGCGACGATTGCCCTTATCCGTTGCGCCAAAGCCTTGGCCTGGCTGAGAGGGGACGAGTATGTGACTCCCTCACATATTCATGAGGTGGCATTTCCGGTATTAAGGCATCGCATCTATCCCTCCTTTGAATCGGAAGCCGACGGCATTTCGCGCAATACGATGATTCAAAAACTCCTGGATGTGGTGGCTATTCCTTAG